The genomic stretch GCATGAGCATGATGAGTGAAAACATGATGCCCAGCGCCTGTGAAGTGGACGTGACCGGCACGCTGACCATGTATGCCATGCAGTTGGCATCTGGTTCTCCAAGTGCTTTGGTGGACTGGAACAATAATTACGCCGACGACCCTGAAAAGTGCGTACTTTTCCACTGTGGCAACTGGGCCAAGTCTTTCTTACCGGACATCGAAATCAGCACGGCCCCGATCTTGGGCACTACAGTGGGCGAGGAAAATACCTATGGTGCACTTTCCGGCAGAACGCCTGCTTCACCTTTGACCTACGGGAGAATCAGCACCGATGACCCACAGGGCAAAATCAAAGCCTATATCGGCGAAGGTCACCTGACAGACGATGAGCTAAACACCTTTGGCAATAGAGCGGTCTCCAAAATTCCTGACCTGCAGGGCCTGATGCAGTATATCTGCAAAAATGGCTTTGAACACCATGTAGTCATGAATGCCTCCCATACCGCCAATATCCTCGAAGAGGCCTTTGGCAATTATATGGGCTGGGAAGTGTACCGACATGGCTGAGGTTAGACATGAGACAAATTCCCCCTTTTAGGGAGCTAGGGGGTAAACAACCAATAACAAAACAACCATGACAACCAAAGAACTCGAAATAAAGTCGCTGAATTACCGCAAGAAGGTACTTCAGTACATAAAGAAAGCCAAAGCGGGGCATACTGGAGGAAGCCTTTCCTGCACCGACATCCTCAATGTGCTCTACAATGAGGTGATGAATGTCTCTCCAGAGAATTTCCAAGACCCAAACCGTGACCGCTACATCCAAAGCAAGGGCCATTCTGTGGAAGCACTGTTCGTGGTGTTGGCAGATCAGGGGTTTTATCCGGAAAGCAATATCGAAACCCTATGTCAGTACCAATCCCACTTCATCGGCCATCCGACGCGGAAAGTGCCCGGTGTGGAGCAAAATACCGGAGCTCTGGGACACGGACTTCCCATCAGCGTAGGAACTGCCCTGGCCGGGAAAATGGATGGCTTGGATTACCGGGTGTTTACCCTGATGGGCGACGGGGAATTGCTGGAAGGCTCCAATTGGGAAGCAGCCATGGCCGCCTCGCACTATAAATTGGATAATCTGGTGGCGATCTTGGATTACAACAAATTGCAGATCACCGGTGCAGTAAAGGATGTCTGCAATTCCGAACCTATAGACCAAAAGTTTGAAGCCTTTGGCTGGAGTGTAAAGCATGTGGACGGGAATAATGTGGAAGCGCTGAGCGAAACCTTAAAATCAGCACCATTTGAACAAGGAAAGCCCAGCTTTATTATCGCCCATACCGTGAAGGGCAAGGGCATTAGTTTTATGGAAAACAACATCAAATGGCACCATGGCGTGCCCAGTGATGAACAATATGCCGAGGCCCAAAAAGAACTGGACAGCCAGCTGGAAGAACTTTCAAAAGAAATTATCTGATGACAGTAAACATAACCAATACATTAAAACAAGGCCAGGCCAACCTGGAAGTCTTTTCGGCTACATTGCAAGACTTGGCAGAAGCGGATAAAAATATCATCGCGGTGACCAGCGATTCCAGAGGATCGGGAAAGCTCGTGCCTTTCGCAGCCCAATATCCCAAACAGATCGTGGAAGTAGGCATTGCAGAGCAAAATCTGGTGGGCGTATCAGCCGGATTGGCCTCTACAGGGAAAAAAGTATTTGCCGTTTCCCCGGCTTGTTTCCTGACTGCCCGTTCTCTCGAGCAGATCAAAAATGACATTGCCTATTCAGATAACCCGGTGAATGTCATCGGCATTAGTGCAGGGGTGAGTTATGGCGCATTGGGTTCTACGCATCACAGCCTTCATGACTTTGCCGTCCTACGTGCGGTCAATAACATCATGGTGGTAGCACCTGGAGATAATTTTGAAACAGAGATGGCCATCCGTCAGGCCGCGGCGTTGGAAGCACCCGTGTACCTCCGCTTTGGCAAGAAGCCCATGCCCTTTCTGAGCGATAACAAGGATTTTGCCCTTGGCAAGGGACGAGAAATCCGTGAAGGCAATGATTTAGCTATAGTGGCCACAGGCGAGACTGTTTGGCCGGCGATGCAAGCAGCGATGTTGCTGGAAGAGGAAAAAGGCATCGAAGTAGGCGTGATCAGCATGCACACCATCAAACCGCTGGATACAGCCCTGTTGGAAAGCATAGCCAGTAGATATTCTGCGATCATCACGGTAGAGGAACACAGCATTTATGGCGGCCTCGGCGAAGCCTGCGCTTCATTCCTTTTGCAATCGGGCTATCAGAAGAAGTTTAAGATCATGGGAATCCCTGATGAATATACCGTGACGGGTTCGCAATTGGACATCCTTGGCCATTATGGCATTTCTGAAAAAGGAATTGCCGCTGAGGTGCTCAAATTGCTGCGGTAAATATCGACCAAAAGACCTTGCAGTTTTTCAACACCTACAAGGTCTTCCTTAAAACAGAATTGATGAAAAAAATAACCCAAAATACCCTAATGTGGTGCTTGCCTCTGCTGTTGCTGGTAGGCGCCTGTGAAAGTAAGTCGGCTACAGACGCCAAGGGAAAGATAGCAGTCATCGTCTCTACCTTGAATAACCCCTGGTTTGTGGTACTGGCTGAAACGGCGGCGAAGGAAGCAGAAACACTGGGCTATGAAGTCAGCATCTTTGATTCGCAGAACAACACGGCCTTGGAGAACAACCATTTTGAGAATGCGATCACAGCAGGCTATCAAGCCATACTTTTTAACCCCACTGATGCCGAAGGCTCGGTCAGCAATGTGGCAAAGGCAGCAGAAGCCGGTATTGCGGTGTTCTGTATGGACCGTGAAGTAAATTCCACCTTGCCCACTTCCCAAATCCTCTCGGACAACTATGCAGGCTGTGTGTCGCTTGGAAAATACTTTGTCGATCAATTGGACAAATCGGGCAACTATGTCGAAATCCTCGGGCTGGTCGGTGACAATAATACCTGGAACCGCTCAAAGGGTTTTCATAGCGTGGTGGATCACTATCCAGGTTTGAAGATGGTGGCGCAGCAAAGTGCAGATTTTGACCGGAACAAGGCCATGGAAGTGATGGAATCCATCCTTCAGGTACACCGGGACATTGATGCGGTGTTCTGTGGAAACGACGCCATGGCAATGGGAGCCTATCAAGCCCTCAAAGCGGCAGGCTTGGAAAATAAGGTAGAGGTATTTGGCTTTGATGGCGCAGCCGATGTGGTGGATGCTGTAAAGGATGGAAGAATCGCCGCCACCGCTATGCAATTCCCAAAAGTAATGGCCAAAACGGCTGCACAGCTGGCAGACAAGTTTATCCGGGGGGAGAAGGCCTTTGTCAAAAAACTGCCGGTAGAT from Echinicola soli encodes the following:
- a CDS encoding transketolase family protein produces the protein MTVNITNTLKQGQANLEVFSATLQDLAEADKNIIAVTSDSRGSGKLVPFAAQYPKQIVEVGIAEQNLVGVSAGLASTGKKVFAVSPACFLTARSLEQIKNDIAYSDNPVNVIGISAGVSYGALGSTHHSLHDFAVLRAVNNIMVVAPGDNFETEMAIRQAAALEAPVYLRFGKKPMPFLSDNKDFALGKGREIREGNDLAIVATGETVWPAMQAAMLLEEEKGIEVGVISMHTIKPLDTALLESIASRYSAIITVEEHSIYGGLGEACASFLLQSGYQKKFKIMGIPDEYTVTGSQLDILGHYGISEKGIAAEVLKLLR
- a CDS encoding D-ribose ABC transporter substrate-binding protein: MKKITQNTLMWCLPLLLLVGACESKSATDAKGKIAVIVSTLNNPWFVVLAETAAKEAETLGYEVSIFDSQNNTALENNHFENAITAGYQAILFNPTDAEGSVSNVAKAAEAGIAVFCMDREVNSTLPTSQILSDNYAGCVSLGKYFVDQLDKSGNYVEILGLVGDNNTWNRSKGFHSVVDHYPGLKMVAQQSADFDRNKAMEVMESILQVHRDIDAVFCGNDAMAMGAYQALKAAGLENKVEVFGFDGAADVVDAVKDGRIAATAMQFPKVMAKTAAQLADKFIRGEKAFVKKLPVDVELVHPGNVEHYAAYGKKE
- a CDS encoding transketolase, translating into MTTKELEIKSLNYRKKVLQYIKKAKAGHTGGSLSCTDILNVLYNEVMNVSPENFQDPNRDRYIQSKGHSVEALFVVLADQGFYPESNIETLCQYQSHFIGHPTRKVPGVEQNTGALGHGLPISVGTALAGKMDGLDYRVFTLMGDGELLEGSNWEAAMAASHYKLDNLVAILDYNKLQITGAVKDVCNSEPIDQKFEAFGWSVKHVDGNNVEALSETLKSAPFEQGKPSFIIAHTVKGKGISFMENNIKWHHGVPSDEQYAEAQKELDSQLEELSKEII